Part of the Rhinoderma darwinii isolate aRhiDar2 chromosome 2, aRhiDar2.hap1, whole genome shotgun sequence genome, tcaattttgatAACCAGGATAACTTCTTTCATGCAAGTTACAGCCTGTGAGGTTTTCAAGATTAGGTCTTTATATGGTCAAGAAGCTTCCacgagcttaaccccttaatgacgaggccattttgcacgttaatgagcaacaattattttttgttttttcacggtcgcattccaagagtcgtaacttttttttttattccgtggacatagccgtataagggtttgttttttgcgggacgagttgtatttttgtatttgcaccatttttataTGCTTATAATatgtcgattaacttttattaacttaatttgaggagagaattgaaaataagcagctattccagcattgattttagaaaaaaattacttggttTTAGCATCGCCGCATtcaaagagccgtaacttttttatttttccgtcgatgtggccgcatgtgcgcttgatttttgcgggccaaggtgtagttttcattagtactattttgggggtacataggacttctagatgaactcttatttatttttttatggagggaatgggagaaaagagaattttgccgtgtttttttgcgtttttttcatccggcggtttaactaATGTGTTcaatttattgttcaagtcggtatgatcgcagggataccatatatgtgcatgtgttatgtgttttgacacttactaaataaaaccactctgagcaaaaaaagtagttttattttattttgacttttttattaaaaactttatttaaatcgctttacttttttttttttaatcccaccagggaacttcactatgcgaactgctgatcgcatatataatgctttggtatacttagtacaccaaagcattattgcctgtcagtgtaaaactgacaggctattaggccatgccagaggcatttgctgaaggcaaacctgggggccttagTCCGGATGCCCTGGAAACCCGACTGCGCCCCACGATTTCTTTGCAGGGGcgtcgatggggtgacagagggagctctgtTATGGGTCAGGTAATACCATGTTTCTCTGCCAAATATGTAATGTCATATGCATTAGTTAATAGTCAACAGATCCCATTGATTCCCGTGACAATCACATTGATTCCTGTGACGTGTATGGAGGCTGCCTGACTGTCTCCCGTTGTGTGCTGTACGGGGAAATAAGGATTGCAAAAATATTTCTTCCTGGATTAGTAcaaaatccaacagaaaaaagaaAACCCCTACCCTGCTATATGAAAATGGAGGCATACGGAGATAAAGGAAGTACaaaacagagccataatatggccgtgtgcatgtggcctaatcaTGCCGGTGAACATCTCATActcctaagggctcatgcacacgaccgttgttttcttcagtgtccgATCCTTCTTTTTGCCGATAGAACACAGAgcaattcacttctatgggccatgcacacatccgttttttgttgtttttttgcagatccgtgtGTCTATtgcgcaaattatagaacaggtcctaatATTGTCTGTATTTGCGGTCCGTCTCACGTATTTTAGTGTATGGGTCTTCAGAAAACAGACAGTACACAAGGATCCATGTTTTGCAGTCTGTAAAACGGAAAAGGTCATGTGCAAGATGTCGAAGTGATGACTGGCTCATTTACATACAAGTAGTAATATTCCTACTACTGGAGAttaaagcaaatacatttaataaaAGGCAAGAAAACAAATGCACCCCATAAACAAAGCAATTGGTTCAATTATAATATTCGCAGAACTGTAGGACTTACCGGTTTTCCTGTTATGCCTGTACATCTACTAGTTCTGGAGGCATCGGAGACTTGGGGTGCTTGCTTTCAAAATGCTGCTTGAAAGTTTTTGGGTCTGGCATCTGTGTctgaaatatgaaaaaaaaaaaaaacatctcagaTTAAAACATGACCAGTATTAAAAACACGGAAAATTTATTTGCTACGGCATGCCGTCATTAACTGATTATTGGGGGTCCAACTccaagaattgaccccattttctgaactacacccctcaaagcgtTTATCACAGGGTGTagcgagtattttgaccccacgggtcttttccaGAAATAAAAGCGCTGCAGGTGCAGTGCAAAGTCAAATTGCAAGTTTTGCACAATTCCagcgcccaatgtgttgtgcccagccagTGCCACTGAAAACCcaccccccataaattgttaagagggttctcccgggtatggcaatgccatatatgtggaaggaaactgctgtttgggcacactgtagggttcagagcagagggagcgccatttgactttttggagcgcggattttgcttggtagtagatttgtttgattattgctggtgtttccatttataatttgggggcatatgtaagctgggcagagtacatcaggggcatagttaggtggtataataatggggtaaacaataaaataatccatagatgtgtgttacgctgtgatcgatcctttccgcacaggccagtgtcgcacggaTAAATGGCATCATTTctgatcccccttttggtccacactccgcgccttttgcagtttggggaattttgctgagaagtgttgtcctggtattatatgggcaccctctcttccagcagatatgtttgggccctccccttcctggttccctaattttagggctttgataaatcgcctcttgaaacagaagaaatgttcccctcgggccggcacaactggatatttttctttcctgacttattggagccttaacttattttatattttcatagacgtagtggtaggagggctgtttttttgcgggacgagctgtagttattatcggtaccatttttgcatacatgcaactttttgatcaccttttatttccatttttggaAGGAaacgtgacaaaaaaaaattctgtcatttattttttttacctccatCACCGCATGGGATACATAACATAGTATTTTTAGAATTCAGTGattccaattatgtatagttccattttttttcacttttttaaatatgtatttttagtcccactagggtactttaaGTTCACCCTTCTATCACATTGCACTACTTATCCGTACATGACAGACCTGGTGGCCATTTGTTAGGCCTACATAGCCCTTCAATATCGACCACGTCATCTAAGGGGTCAATCGCCCGGGATTGTAGCTGGCTCCGGTCCTGCCCGTtccagcagagcatcagctgtaaaATAAAGCTAAAACCTGCGGCTGATGGTCCACGCCATCAGCTTGTCGTAACTGTAGGACAAATTGCGGAAACCCCTTGTCCGCAAGGAGTTCAAATGATCATTTCCAAACAAGGAGAAGCCACTCACCCGGCACACAGGACACGTGAAGACCAGGGCGGCTTTCGCTGCGGCTTTCTGGTCACTTCCGTGTTTCTTCTTCTCTGCCTGCTTCTTGGCATTCTTCTGTTGAGCC contains:
- the LOC142743016 gene encoding zinc finger protein 706-like — encoded protein: MARGQQKIQAQQKNAKKQAEKKKHGSDQKAAAKAALVFTCPVCRTQMPDPKTFKQHFESKHPKSPMPPELVDVQA